A portion of the Pseudomonas protegens CHA0 genome contains these proteins:
- a CDS encoding DNA translocase FtsK — protein MKKSTAAPKPVVPLWRQQLHYRLKEGALIAIGALCLFLMMALLTYGKDDPGWSHNSKIEDVQNFGGPAGSYSADILFMVLGYFAYIFPLLLAIKTYQIFRQRHEPWQWSGWLFSWRLIGLVFLVLSGAALAHIHFHAATGLPAGAGGALGESLGDLAKNALNVQGSTLMFIALFLFGLTVFTDLSWFKVMDVTGKITLDLFELFQGAANRWWDARVERKQLVAQLREVDARVDEVVTPNVADKREQAKVKERLIEREQALSKHMSEREKQVPPVITPIATKAPEPSKRVQKEKQVPLFVDSAVEGTLPPISILDPAEKKQLNYSPESLAAVGHLLEIKLKEFGVEVSVDSIHPGPVITRYEIQPAAGVKVSRIANLAKDLARSLAVTSVRVVEVIPGKTTVGIEIPNEDRQIVRFSEVLSTPEYDNFKSPVTLALGHDIGGKPIITDLAKMPHLLVAGTTGSGKSVGVNAMILSILFKSGPEDAKLIMIDPKMLELSIYEGIPHLLCPVVTDMKDAANALRWSVAEMERRYKLMAKMGVRNLSGFNAKVKEAIEAGTPLADPLYNRESIHDEAPLLTKLPTIVVVVDEFADMMMIVGKKVEELIARIAQKARAAGIHLILATQRPSVDVITGLIKANIPTRMAFQVSSKIDSRTIIDQGGAEQLLGHGDMLYMPPGTSLPIRVHGAFVSDDEVHRVVEAWKLRGAPEYNDDILNGVEEAGSGFEGSSGGGDGDDPEADALYDEAVQFVLESRRASISAVQRKLKIGYNRAARMIEAMEMAGVVTAMNTNGSREVLAPGPTRD, from the coding sequence TTGAAGAAATCCACCGCAGCACCTAAACCTGTTGTTCCGCTCTGGCGTCAACAATTGCACTACCGGCTCAAGGAAGGTGCGTTGATCGCCATTGGCGCCCTGTGCCTGTTCTTGATGATGGCACTTCTGACCTATGGGAAAGATGATCCGGGCTGGAGTCATAACAGCAAGATTGAAGACGTGCAGAACTTCGGTGGCCCGGCCGGTTCCTACAGCGCCGATATCCTGTTTATGGTGTTGGGTTACTTCGCCTATATCTTCCCGCTGCTGTTGGCGATCAAGACCTACCAGATCTTCCGCCAGCGCCATGAGCCCTGGCAGTGGAGCGGCTGGCTGTTTTCCTGGCGGCTTATTGGCCTGGTGTTCCTGGTGCTGTCGGGCGCCGCCCTGGCCCATATCCATTTCCATGCCGCCACGGGCCTGCCGGCCGGTGCCGGTGGCGCCCTGGGCGAAAGCCTGGGCGACCTGGCCAAGAATGCCCTGAACGTGCAGGGCAGCACCCTGATGTTCATTGCCCTGTTCCTGTTCGGCCTGACGGTGTTCACCGACCTGTCGTGGTTCAAGGTGATGGACGTGACCGGCAAGATCACCCTCGACCTGTTCGAACTGTTCCAGGGCGCCGCCAACCGCTGGTGGGATGCGCGCGTCGAGCGTAAACAGCTGGTGGCGCAACTGCGCGAAGTGGATGCCCGGGTCGATGAAGTCGTGACCCCGAACGTGGCCGACAAGCGCGAGCAGGCCAAGGTCAAGGAGCGCCTTATCGAGCGCGAGCAGGCCCTGAGCAAGCACATGTCCGAGCGCGAAAAGCAGGTGCCGCCAGTGATCACGCCGATCGCCACTAAGGCGCCGGAGCCCAGCAAGCGCGTGCAGAAAGAGAAACAGGTGCCGTTGTTCGTCGACAGCGCGGTGGAAGGCACCTTGCCGCCGATCTCGATCCTCGATCCCGCGGAAAAGAAACAGCTCAATTACTCCCCCGAATCTCTGGCGGCTGTCGGCCACCTGCTGGAGATCAAGCTCAAGGAGTTCGGCGTCGAAGTCTCGGTGGATTCGATCCACCCGGGGCCGGTGATTACCCGTTACGAAATCCAGCCAGCGGCCGGGGTGAAAGTCAGCCGGATCGCCAACCTGGCCAAGGACCTGGCGCGTTCCCTAGCCGTGACCAGTGTTCGCGTAGTGGAAGTGATTCCCGGCAAGACCACCGTGGGCATCGAGATTCCCAACGAAGACCGGCAGATCGTGCGCTTCTCCGAAGTGCTCTCGACCCCTGAATACGACAACTTCAAATCCCCGGTCACCCTGGCCCTGGGCCACGATATCGGCGGCAAGCCGATCATCACTGACCTTGCGAAAATGCCTCACCTGCTGGTGGCTGGTACCACCGGTTCCGGTAAGTCGGTGGGGGTCAACGCGATGATCCTGTCGATCCTGTTCAAGTCCGGCCCGGAAGACGCCAAGCTGATCATGATCGACCCGAAGATGCTCGAACTGTCGATCTACGAGGGCATTCCGCATCTGCTGTGCCCGGTGGTGACCGACATGAAGGACGCGGCCAACGCCCTGCGCTGGAGCGTGGCTGAGATGGAGCGGCGCTACAAGCTCATGGCCAAGATGGGCGTGCGCAACCTCTCGGGCTTCAACGCCAAGGTCAAGGAAGCGATTGAAGCCGGTACCCCGCTGGCCGACCCGCTGTACAACCGCGAAAGCATCCACGACGAAGCGCCGCTGCTGACCAAGCTGCCGACCATCGTGGTGGTGGTGGACGAATTCGCCGACATGATGATGATCGTCGGCAAGAAGGTTGAAGAACTGATCGCCCGTATCGCCCAGAAAGCCCGTGCCGCCGGTATCCACCTGATCCTCGCCACCCAGCGCCCATCGGTGGACGTGATCACCGGCCTGATCAAGGCCAACATCCCGACCCGCATGGCGTTCCAGGTGTCGAGCAAGATCGACTCGCGGACCATCATCGACCAGGGCGGTGCCGAACAATTGCTGGGCCACGGTGACATGCTCTACATGCCGCCGGGCACCAGCCTGCCGATCCGCGTCCACGGCGCCTTCGTTTCCGATGATGAAGTGCACCGCGTGGTAGAGGCCTGGAAGCTGCGCGGTGCGCCGGAATACAACGACGACATCCTCAACGGTGTCGAAGAGGCGGGCAGTGGTTTCGAAGGCAGCAGCGGTGGCGGTGACGGCGATGATCCGGAAGCCGACGCGCTCTACGACGAAGCCGTGCAGTTCGTCCTGGAAAGCCGCCGGGCCTCGATCTCGGCGGTACAGCGCAAGCTGAAGATTGGCTACAACCGCGCCGCCCGGATGATCGAAGCCATGGAAATGGCCGGGGTGGTGACGGCGATGAACACCAACGGCTCCCGCGAAGTGCTGGCGCCGGGCCCGACGCGCGACTGA
- the trxB gene encoding thioredoxin-disulfide reductase — MNDAKHSRLIILGSGPAGYSAAVYAARANLKPTVITGLQAGGQLTTTTEVDNWPGDVEGLTGPVLMERMQRHAERFDTEIVYDHIHTAQLQQRPFILIGDSGTYSCDALIIATGASAQYLGLPSEEAFAGKGVSACATCDGFFYRNQVVAVVGGGNTAVEEALYLSNIAKEVHLVHRRDKLRAEKILQDKLFDKAANGNIRLHWNQHLEEVLGDASGVTGARLKDSHSGETKDLALAGVFIAIGHKPNTDLFQGQLEMRDGYLLVRGGSEGNATATGIQGVFAAGDVADHVYRQAITSAGAGCMAALDAEKFLDDN; from the coding sequence ATGAACGATGCGAAGCATTCACGCCTGATCATTCTGGGCTCTGGCCCTGCCGGTTACAGCGCTGCCGTCTATGCCGCTCGGGCCAACCTCAAACCGACGGTGATCACCGGTTTGCAAGCCGGCGGCCAACTGACCACCACCACCGAAGTCGACAACTGGCCCGGCGATGTCGAAGGCCTGACCGGCCCGGTGCTAATGGAGCGGATGCAGAGACACGCCGAACGCTTCGACACCGAGATCGTCTATGACCACATCCACACCGCACAGTTGCAGCAGCGGCCGTTTATCCTCATCGGCGACAGCGGCACCTACAGTTGCGACGCGCTGATCATCGCCACCGGCGCCTCGGCGCAATACCTGGGCCTGCCCTCCGAAGAGGCCTTTGCCGGCAAAGGGGTTTCCGCCTGCGCCACCTGCGATGGCTTCTTCTACCGCAATCAGGTGGTGGCCGTGGTGGGCGGCGGCAACACCGCCGTGGAGGAGGCACTGTACCTGTCAAACATCGCCAAAGAAGTGCACCTGGTGCATCGCCGCGACAAGCTGCGAGCCGAGAAGATTCTCCAGGACAAGCTGTTCGACAAGGCCGCCAATGGCAATATCCGCCTGCACTGGAACCAGCACCTGGAGGAAGTGCTGGGCGATGCCAGCGGCGTGACCGGCGCCCGCCTCAAGGACAGCCACAGCGGAGAAACCAAGGATCTGGCACTGGCCGGGGTGTTTATCGCCATCGGCCACAAGCCCAATACCGATCTGTTCCAGGGCCAGCTGGAGATGCGCGACGGCTACCTGCTGGTGCGTGGCGGCAGCGAAGGCAATGCCACGGCCACCGGCATCCAGGGGGTATTTGCCGCCGGCGACGTGGCCGACCACGTCTATCGCCAGGCCATCACTTCGGCCGGCGCCGGCTGCATGGCAGCGCTGGATGCGGAAAAATTCCTCGACGACAACTAA
- the aat gene encoding leucyl/phenylalanyl-tRNA--protein transferase, giving the protein MLTWLQRNTLDFPPLEKAMREPNGLLAAGGDLSADRLIQAYRHGCFPWFSEGQPILWWSPDPRTVLFPDELHVSRSLGKLLRKQRYQVTFDQDFAAVISACAAPRAYADGTWISEAMQRAYLQLHQRGYAHSVEVWDQGVLVGGLYGLAMGQLFFGESMFSRADNASKFGFATLVERLKAWGFVLIDCQMPTEHLHSLGARSISRPEFANYLKHHLDLPSRAIWVS; this is encoded by the coding sequence ATGCTGACCTGGTTACAACGCAACACACTCGACTTCCCACCGCTGGAAAAGGCCATGCGCGAGCCCAATGGCTTGCTGGCCGCGGGCGGAGACTTGTCTGCCGACCGCCTGATCCAGGCCTATCGTCACGGCTGCTTTCCCTGGTTTTCCGAAGGCCAGCCGATTCTCTGGTGGTCCCCCGATCCGCGCACGGTGTTATTCCCGGACGAACTGCATGTCTCCCGCAGCCTGGGCAAACTGTTGCGCAAACAACGCTATCAGGTGACCTTCGATCAGGACTTTGCCGCAGTCATCAGCGCCTGTGCAGCGCCTCGCGCCTATGCCGACGGCACCTGGATCAGCGAAGCGATGCAACGCGCCTACCTGCAACTGCATCAACGCGGCTACGCCCATTCGGTGGAAGTCTGGGATCAGGGAGTGCTGGTGGGCGGCTTGTATGGACTGGCCATGGGGCAGCTGTTTTTCGGCGAGTCGATGTTCAGCCGCGCCGACAATGCCTCGAAATTCGGCTTTGCCACTCTGGTGGAACGCTTGAAGGCGTGGGGATTTGTGCTGATCGACTGCCAGATGCCCACCGAACACCTGCACAGCCTCGGCGCCCGATCCATTTCCCGGCCAGAGTTCGCGAATTACCTGAAACACCACCTGGACCTGCCGAGCCGCGCCATATGGGTTTCCTAG